The genomic interval CCCCAATTTAGTACCTCCAAATCCTCCTGAATTGAGGTAAATCTAATTGGTCCAATTGGAACCAATGAAACCAATGTACAATTTCCCATAGGGTGAGTTCGATTACCAACTCAATTGTTCTAAAACAATCTGAATTATGCATCAaaatagaattgttcttatcGATAAACAACGTCAACAAACTCAACAAGAATATACAGAttttacacaaaaaaaaaatgagactTACTGAAACCAAATGAGCGAATACACTCGATCATTAATCTACCATTGACTTCAGGTATTTGATTAAACATCAAGATAGGATAGAACAGAACAGAACAGAGGAAAGCGAAGGAAGAAAGCTACAAACTCCGCTATTACCGATATATAAAGGGAGAAAAAGGGCAAAAttgttaaggaaaaaaaaaagctaCTGTTGGTTATGTTCAACAAGTTCCAGGCGGCGACAGGACGAGATCCGCCGCTCGAGCGTCGGCGTCCCACCCTCTGACTCTGAGGTCGCATAGCGCCCTTGCCGCCGCCTGCACGGCGTGGCCCGACACCGGGACCGGCTCCAGCCCCAGCGTGAGCTCCAGGCTCATCACTCCCTCATCCGCTTCCACCTCCGTCCCAGGCTCGCCTTGGCTCACGTGCGACGCCGCCGACGACatcgtctcctcctcctcctcctcctcttcatctCCGAGGCTAATGGCGAACTCCACTGACGGCGCGGCCGGCCCTTTGGCGGGCTTGGCGACGCCGGGGCGCTTGAAGCGAGAGCGCGGCTTGTTGACTTTGTGCAGCCCAGCGTCGGCAGGCTTGGAGACGTGGCGGATGTCGCAAACGGCGGCCTTGAAGGGCGGCGCGGGGGCGGCGGCCGCAGTATCGCAGGGCATCTGCGAGACGGGGGAACCCTTGAGCACGGCCTCCACGGCGGCCTGGGTCAGGTTCCAGCTTCCGGACCACAGCAGACCGACGGAGCCGTAAACCGGGTTCACGATCCGGCCGCAGGCCTCGTAAAGCAGAGACCGGAACACGGCTGCCCGAAACGAAACAAAGCCAATTAAGTACGATTCCATCAAAAAAAATGCAAATCAATCAGATCGACCGGTACGGAGGAGAGACAGACCGGGGCGGAGGTGGTCGGGGGCGGCGGTGACGAGGTTCATGAGGCCGGCGCGGCCGTAGAACTTGGCGAGGAAGACGGTGGCGTTGGCCTGCGCCTCGGGGGACTTGATCCACTGGAGG from Zingiber officinale cultivar Zhangliang chromosome 6B, Zo_v1.1, whole genome shotgun sequence carries:
- the LOC121988356 gene encoding LOB domain-containing protein 40-like: MRMSCNGCRVLRKGCNDTCPIRPCLQWIKSPEAQANATVFLAKFYGRAGLMNLVTAAPDHLRPAVFRSLLYEACGRIVNPVYGSVGLLWSGSWNLTQAAVEAVLKGSPVSQMPCDTAAAAPAPPFKAAVCDIRHVSKPADAGLHKVNKPRSRFKRPGVAKPAKGPAAPSVEFAISLGDEEEEEEEETMSSAASHVSQGEPGTEVEADEGVMSLELTLGLEPVPVSGHAVQAAARALCDLRVRGWDADARAADLVLSPPGTC